The following coding sequences lie in one Homalodisca vitripennis isolate AUS2020 chromosome X, UT_GWSS_2.1, whole genome shotgun sequence genomic window:
- the LOC124368551 gene encoding uncharacterized protein LOC124368551 has translation MDIRIIWALCLTVTSVYGQCPIFCTDEYYPVCAYSYYYDEYSTFPNECSLDLENYCYGEDYELQYFGECEFYYY, from the exons ATGGACATCAGAATAATTTGGGCTCTTTGTTTGACTG TGACTTCAGTATACGGTCAATGTCCAATCTTCTGTACTGATGAGTACTATCCCGTCTGTGCGTATAGCTACTACTATGACGAATACTCAACATTTCCCAATGAGTGCAGTTTGGACTTGGAAAATTACTGTTATGGGGAAG ATTATGAATTACAGTATTTTGGAGAGTGTGAATTTTACtactattaa